One part of the Anaeromyxobacter sp. Fw109-5 genome encodes these proteins:
- a CDS encoding ABC transporter substrate-binding protein, whose amino-acid sequence MKITSPLLGTALELPARPARIVSLVSSATETLFALGAGDAVAGVTPYCARYVPGLAAPVVADYVSAEIEAVRAVAPELVIATDGVQLPLARRLAAAGLPVALLPVPQSRFGILENTVALGALCGRLAEARSLCDALERACADLVASAPAPRPRAYAELWFGRHLRRPGGRAFVHDLLWLAGLDPVHGARPDAYAPPELDEVPRLAPEWVIVFSEPEHPIDARALVRERGWDRAFAPRVLASSTDRGRNLIHDGPSFVETARWLRGAISP is encoded by the coding sequence GTGAAGATCACCTCCCCGCTCCTCGGCACCGCGCTCGAGCTCCCCGCGCGCCCGGCACGGATCGTCTCGCTCGTCTCGTCCGCCACCGAGACGCTCTTCGCGCTCGGGGCTGGCGACGCCGTGGCGGGCGTGACGCCCTACTGCGCGCGGTACGTGCCCGGCCTCGCCGCGCCGGTCGTGGCCGACTACGTCTCCGCCGAGATCGAGGCGGTGCGCGCGGTGGCCCCCGAGCTCGTCATCGCCACCGACGGGGTGCAGCTCCCGCTCGCGCGCCGGCTCGCCGCGGCCGGGCTGCCGGTGGCGCTGCTGCCCGTCCCGCAGAGCCGGTTCGGGATCCTCGAGAACACGGTCGCGCTCGGGGCGCTCTGCGGACGGCTCGCCGAGGCGCGGTCGCTCTGCGACGCGCTGGAGCGCGCCTGCGCGGACCTCGTCGCCTCCGCGCCGGCGCCGCGACCCCGGGCGTACGCGGAGCTCTGGTTCGGGCGCCACCTGCGGCGTCCGGGTGGGCGCGCGTTCGTGCACGACCTGCTCTGGCTCGCCGGGCTCGATCCGGTCCACGGAGCTCGGCCCGACGCCTACGCCCCGCCGGAGCTCGACGAGGTGCCTCGGCTCGCCCCGGAGTGGGTGATCGTGTTCTCCGAGCCGGAGCACCCCATCGACGCGCGGGCGCTCGTGCGCGAGCGCGGCTGGGACCGGGCGTTCGCCCCGCGCGTGCTCGCGTCGAGCACCGACCGCGGGCGGAACCTCATCCACGACGGCCCGTCCTTCGTCGAGACGGCGCGCTGGCTGCGCGGGGCGATCTCTCCCTGA
- a CDS encoding DUF3467 domain-containing protein produces MSDKPGVPPHAIQLQIEIDPVTANGAFVNMAMVNHTETEFTLDLVYVQPQAPKATVRARVITTPKHMKRLMHAIQDNVEKYEARFGTLDLGDTPHFPHGGAVA; encoded by the coding sequence ATGTCAGACAAGCCCGGCGTCCCGCCCCACGCGATCCAGCTCCAGATCGAGATCGACCCCGTCACCGCGAACGGCGCGTTCGTGAACATGGCGATGGTCAACCACACGGAGACGGAGTTCACGCTCGACCTCGTCTACGTCCAGCCCCAGGCGCCCAAGGCGACCGTCCGCGCGCGGGTCATCACGACGCCCAAGCACATGAAGCGGTTGATGCACGCCATCCAGGACAACGTCGAGAAGTACGAGGCGCGCTTCGGGACGCTCGACCTCGGCGACACGCCCCACTTCCCGCACGGGGGCGCGGTGGCGTAG
- a CDS encoding helix-hairpin-helix domain-containing protein — translation MSRAVLASTMAALLLAAAPALAAKKALGSAERIDLNRASVGELMRLPGIGEKRAQAIVAHRTRQAFRRPEDVLAVKGIGPAWLAKVKGNVTVGAAPSTAPARGATTARR, via the coding sequence GTGAGCCGCGCCGTCCTCGCCTCCACGATGGCCGCGCTCCTCCTCGCGGCGGCCCCCGCGCTGGCGGCGAAGAAGGCGCTCGGGAGCGCCGAGCGGATCGACCTGAACCGCGCGAGCGTGGGGGAGCTCATGCGGCTGCCCGGGATCGGGGAGAAGCGCGCGCAGGCGATCGTGGCGCATCGCACCCGCCAGGCCTTCCGCCGCCCGGAGGACGTGCTCGCGGTGAAGGGGATCGGCCCCGCGTGGCTCGCGAAGGTGAAGGGCAACGTGACGGTGGGCGCGGCCCCCTCGACCGCGCCGGCGCGAGGCGCGACCACCGCGCGGCGCTGA